The following nucleotide sequence is from Flavobacteriales bacterium.
TGTTTCGCTACACGACATCAAAAAAAAACACCAAACCGATGCAACAAACACCAACGTGGTTTTGCTAATTTTGACCCCAATGAGTTTGCCTTTTAGCACTACGGATATTTTTGAATTAAAAAAACACAAGTTTAACGAAATCTGTTTAGAAATGTTTCATTGGCAGGCAAAAAACAATGACATCTACCACGAATTTCTTACACTTTTAAAAATTGATTCTTCAAGCATTTTTGATTTGAATCATATTCCGTTTATGCCCATTGAGTTTTTTAAAAACCATAGGGTAAAGACCGGAAACTGGAGACATTCTACCATTTTTGAAAGCAGCAGCACAACAGATAGCACGCCAAGCACTCATTTTGTGGGCGACATTGAGTGGTATGAAACTTCTTTTATGAACCATTTTGAAATGAATTATGGCTCGCCCCACAAATGGTCTATTTTGGCTTTATTGCCCAATTATTTAGAACGAGAAAACTCATCGCTCGTGTATATGATTGACCATCTTCTAAAGCAAAGCCAATACTCAAACAGTGGATTTTATTTGTATAATCATACCCATTTAAAAAGTGCTATTGAGGAGAATGAGCGAAAAAACATACCCACACTTTTGTGGGGCGTTAGCTTTGCTTTGCTTGATTTTTCTGAACTGATTTCGAAGAAATATAAGTGTCTGACCATTATGGAAACCGGAGGCATGAAAGGTCGAAGAAAAGAAATAACACGTACCGAACTTCATCAGCAGCTCACATCAGCATTTGGGAATGTTCCGATACATTCAGAATATGGAATGACGGAGCTTTTTTCGCAGGCATATAGCAAAAAAGATGGTAAGTTTGTATGCCCTCCGTGGATGAAAATAATGGTTAGACGATTTGACAATGCTCTTGAAAATGCCCGACTTGGCTCGTCTGGACTAATAAATGTGATAGATTTGGCCAATATTCAAACCTGTAGCTTTATTGCAACGCAAGATGTAGGAAGATTGTTTAAAGATGGTACATTTGAAGTGTTGGGCAGGTTTGACCATAGTGAACAAAGAGGTTGCAACCTAATGGTAGTTTAATGACAATGAAAAAATATGTTGGATTGGTTTGTATAATGCTGTTGGGGTGTGCCACAGTTTATGCACAAAACATGGAAGTGCCATTGCGACTTCCTGTGTACGGAAAGTTTTTTGTTGCCCAAAAATTTTTCCCAATTCCCGAAGTTAACGTGCCAAGCAACGAACTTTCCATCACCTTTGAGAGAACCCATAATGTGGGTGTTGGATTTGGCACTGATTTTTTCTTGATGAATCCACAAAACCGAACCAATTTTATTTCACTTTCCACCACCCTGCAATTGGGTTCATACACCACAAAATATTCTGCCACCATGCCCGGCCCGCAAAATGGATTTAGCAGCGATATTGATTGGAATTATCAACTGGCAGTTTTGGCATACGAGGGAACTATGGGGTTAAATTTCAATCACAAAAAAAATGAAAAACTTTTGTTTACTTTGGGAGCAGCCTTAGGTGTTCAAGATTTTAACCTTAACCCCGACAAACTGACCGTTTCAAAGCAAACTATTATTAATGGCCAATTTGAACAAGTTATAATTGTTGGTTCAAATGGCATAGGCCCTTTTGGTTTTCCAAATCCCACACCACGCAGTAAACAAAATATTGCCTTTAATCCTGTTTTTTCTCTTAACATAAGCCACATACTAAAAAATGATAATATTTTTAGCTATGGCGTTAGAGTATGCAGTGCAACCGACCCATTTAAGGAGGTATTTGAGTTTCGATTTGGCCACGACAGCCATATAGTGGCATCGAAAAGCTATTTTGCCTTAGATTTGGCCTATTCTTTTTCGATGAACAAAAAAATCAGTGAACCGTTAAATTGATATTACTCTATTTTTTCCTTTTTGGGCAAAAATGTACCCAACTGCCAAAGGGCAAAAGTAGGTTGCTCTGGTAAGCCAAATAAAATCGGGTTCCGCCGGAACATTCGGTTTATAACCACTCACTCCACCTTTAAACTAACGGCCTCATCACCTTTTTTATAATCTAAATAGGTAATGATAAACTGAAACATTTCGTCGGTTGTTCGCATACCTATTCCGTCTAAATCAAACCGTGCTTTAACGGTTTTTGGCGGATTGTTGGGGTTGTTTTTGTTGGCTATGGTGTTGTCGAATGTGGCCTCCACTTTTATCACGCTTTGTGCCGGAATTTTAACCATCGTGGGGAAGGTATAAAAATATTGCCACCGAAAATCCCAACGATTTATTCTAATAAGTTTGATGGTATCTTTTTGTGGGGTTATGGCATACGCCAAAAAATGTTTTCCCAATAAGTGCATGTGCGGATTGATGGTCAAAATGGAAATATCGGCTGCCACTCTAAATTGGGTGGTAAATGTCATTACGGTATCCGGCGGAATAATCAACTGAGGATAAACCGGAGCTGCCCCGTTGGAGCCTAACGTTATTTCCTTTGTTGGCCTGCCGGGTGGTGTTTTGCTGTAAAAAATGTTGTAGTGCGAGTAATCCCACAAGTCCTTTTGCACAGGGGCATAATGCAAATCATTGGCTACAAGCACTGCCTTTCGGTTTAGTTTAAAACCGCCAATACCTTCAGGATAAATAGTGCCAAAAACCCCTGGAAGATAATTCACCGCACTCTTCACCACCTCTGGCATAGAGCCATCGTCGTTATGGATTTTCAACAACGCCATTTCGGCCATTCGCTCTTCCGGGTGCAACTCCTCATCGGCTATACGAATTCCATCATTCACGTTGTTTTTTTTATCAAAATCATAATTATACAAATAACCATTGAGATGATGCACCAGTTGGTTCTTGTTTGGTACAAATTCTATGGCTCGCACATAAGTGTCGCGTGGTATTTCTATTGGTGTTTTTACGACAAAAAATTTATCAAGGTTGTCGCCCTTCACCAAAAAGGAATCCATATAAACAGTTAAATCTGGCTTGCCCAAAAACGAAACATCGCTAAACTGAGGTATTTCGGGCATTTTTTTTACATCACCTTCTCTTGCACCCTGCTCTATCCAAGTGTAAATGAGTTGTTTTTCCTGATTGCTTAATACATTTTCATCCAAAAAATGGGTATAATTCGGGTCGGCTGGCCATGGCGGCATGATGTTTTGTTCCACCACCTTTTTGATAGTCTTTTTTTTTCTAAACACCTCATTATAATTGGTCAATGCAAAAGGTGCAGCCCCATTGGGTCGGTGGCATTTTATGCAGTGATTGGTTAAAATGGGGGCAATATGTTCAGCATAATAAACTTCTGTTGGCACTTCTTGTTTGGCCTTTTTCTTATTTCCCATTAACATTTTTCGCACCGAATTAAACACCAACAGCGTGGCCAAAAACGATAACAACAGTAAAATAAAAAATTTCTTTTTACTCATTTTAGACATAAGGCAAAAGTAGTGAAATGATTATTTGATAGACTTGTCAGGTCTATCAAATAATCCATCAATACTCAATAACACACCCCACCGCCTCTGTTTCGGGAGTTTGAATAGGTTGATGGTTTACAAAATCTTGTAGTGCATTTTCGAGATAAAAATAGTGTGGCTGTACCTTTTTTTGGGCAAATGCAATCGCCCAATCGTCCATTTTACCTCGATAAAGAATTTTAAGGTTATCATCTAATAAGAAGAACTCGGGTGTTACTTTGGCTCGAATGGCTTTTAGAAATTCAAATTCCGGATCTAAAACCAACGGAAAATTGAATTGAAACGAATCAACAAAATGATTTAGCTCCACTTGGCTATAATAATTTCCGGGAACAACGCCCCAAAAAACAATGCCGTCTCTCTCAAATTTGTTGGCTAAGGCACTAAAATTTTTGCAGTATTGCTGGCTCAAGGGGCAATCAGGAGCAATGGTCATTACCACATTTGCTTTGTTTTGTTTTGGATTAAAGGTTTGCCCGCTCAATGTTTTCATCTCATTTTTATTGGAGCTGCAAGCCCCAATAAAAAGCATCAAAACAAAAACCAAGCTATTTTTCATGTGCTATCGCAATTCAAAGTTTTTACCCAAATAAACATTTCGTACCCGCTCATCGGCAGCCAATTCTTCGGCGGTTCCTGCCATCAAAATTTGCCCTTCAAAAAGCAGATAAGCTCTATCGGTAATATTGAGAGTTTCATGCACGTTGTGGTCGG
It contains:
- a CDS encoding acyl transferase; translation: MSLPFSTTDIFELKKHKFNEICLEMFHWQAKNNDIYHEFLTLLKIDSSSIFDLNHIPFMPIEFFKNHRVKTGNWRHSTIFESSSTTDSTPSTHFVGDIEWYETSFMNHFEMNYGSPHKWSILALLPNYLERENSSLVYMIDHLLKQSQYSNSGFYLYNHTHLKSAIEENERKNIPTLLWGVSFALLDFSELISKKYKCLTIMETGGMKGRRKEITRTELHQQLTSAFGNVPIHSEYGMTELFSQAYSKKDGKFVCPPWMKIMVRRFDNALENARLGSSGLINVIDLANIQTCSFIATQDVGRLFKDGTFEVLGRFDHSEQRGCNLMVV
- a CDS encoding redoxin domain-containing protein: MKNSLVFVLMLFIGACSSNKNEMKTLSGQTFNPKQNKANVVMTIAPDCPLSQQYCKNFSALANKFERDGIVFWGVVPGNYYSQVELNHFVDSFQFNFPLVLDPEFEFLKAIRAKVTPEFFLLDDNLKILYRGKMDDWAIAFAQKKVQPHYFYLENALQDFVNHQPIQTPETEAVGCVIEY